From Sphingobacterium bambusae:
TGATTATAAAATATAATATTCACTGAAAGCGAATACGAAAAATGCCCTACCAACCAGATAAAACAGATCTAAAGATCCTGAAATTACTACAGGAAAACGGTAGAATCACCAATTTGCAATTGGCTTCTAATATCGGTTTGTCTCCCGCGCCGACCCTTGAGCGCGTGCGCAAGCTGGAGAATTCAGGCTTTATCAAGAGCTACCATGCTTTTGTTGATGAGGAGAAATTGGGTTTGGGCATTAAATCGTTTATACAGATTTCTTTAGATTTTCATACCCACAATGCCATTCCCGAATTTGTGGAAGCGGTTAAGGCTATCCCGGAGGTCACGGAATGTCACCATGTGACCGGCAACTGCGATTTCATACTGAAGGTATATGTGAAAGACATCAAGGCC
This genomic window contains:
- a CDS encoding Lrp/AsnC family transcriptional regulator codes for the protein MPYQPDKTDLKILKLLQENGRITNLQLASNIGLSPAPTLERVRKLENSGFIKSYHAFVDEEKLGLGIKSFIQISLDFHTHNAIPEFVEAVKAIPEVTECHHVTGNCDFILKVYVKDIKAYEGVIMEKISKIPFVKTFQTMMIMSTSKKEPIVPLAY